Genomic window (Chryseobacterium sp. H1D6B):
ACTTTATATACGTGTCTTGAAACGATCGCTAAATTATCTGCCCCTATTGCGCCGTTCTTTATGGACCAATTGTATCAGGATTTAAATACTGTTACAGGAAAAGAAAACTGCGAATCTGTACACCTTACCGATTTCCCTGTTGCTGACGAAAGTTTAATAGACCAGGATCTGGTTGAAAAAACTCATCTTGCCCAGCAGATCACAAGCATGGTTTTCTCTCTCAGAAAGAAAGAAAATGTAAAAGTGCGCCAGCCGCTGCAAAAAGTATTGGTTCCTGTTTTAGATTCTAAAACGGAAGAACAGATCTTAGCTGTAGCCGAATTGATCAAGCAGGAAGTGAATGTAAAGGAATTACAGCTGATCAATGCTGAAGAAGCATCCCATTTAATTGTAAAACAGATCAAGCCTAACTTTAAAGCTTTAGGCTCAAGGCTTGGAAAAGACATGAAAGTGGTAGGAAATGAAATTGCTAATCTTTCAGCAGAACAGATCTCAACTTTAGAAAAAGAAGGAAAAATAGACATTCAAGGATATGAAATAACAACTAATGACGTTGAAATTTCAACAAAAGACATTCCGGGATGGACAGTCGCTTCTGATGGAAAAACAACTGTGGCATTAGATTTGACGCTCACAGAGGAATTAAAATCTGAAGGGATTGCAAGAGAGTTTATCAACAGGATCCAAAACCTTAGAAAAGACAAGGACTTTGACCTGACAGACAGGATCAATATCTCTATTGAAGAAAATTCACCATTCCTTGATGATTTAAAGAAAAATGAACAATATATTTCATCTGAGGTGTTGTCAAATAAAATAGAAATTGTATCTTCACTATCAAATTTTAACGAAATAGAAATAGAAGAGATTAATTTTAAGATAAATATTGAAAAAAATTAACATTTAGATAATATATTTCACATTCCATATCATAATTTTTATTAAAAAAGAAAAATAGCATGCAAGACGAAAGAGTAAGATATAACGATGCTGATTTACAAGAATTTAAAGCGATCATTAAAGAAAAAATAGAGAAAGCTGAAAAAGACTTACAGCTTATAAGAGAAAGTTTTATCAATGACCAGAACAATGGTACTGATGATACTTCACCTACATTCAAAGCTTTTGAAGAGGGAGCAGAAACACTGAGCAAAGAGCAAAATTCTATCTTAGCAGGAAGACAGGAAAAATTCCTCCGCGACCTTAAAAATGCTTTGATTAGAATCGAAAATAAAACATACGGTGTCTGCAGAGTAACAGGAAAGCTGATCCCTAAAGAAAGACTTTTAGCTGTTCCTCATGCTACATTGAGCATTGAAGCGAAAAATATGCAGAAATAACCAATAAAGGTTTGTAAATAAATTTGGGTTTATATTGTGTTATCATTAATACTTTATAAACCTAATTTTTAATTTATATCCCATGAGTGAGTATTTGATTTTAGGCGTTATCATTATTATTGCAGGGATATGGTTTTTTAACAGGAACCGGATCAAAGACAGATTCTTTCCTGCCAGACCGAAAAACTACACAATCGATGACCAGTTTAATTCTGATAAACGCGAAAGGGAAAAAGAAATCGACAGACTTTTAGGTAAAATGGGCAAAAACGGAATCAATGATCTGTCTGCAAAAGACAGAAAAAGACTTGATGAGCTGTCCAGAAAATAAAAATTTAAATTAAGAAAATATGGAATCTATAGTAGTACACACTAAAAATGCAATGGAGCTTAATGCACTGAAAAGTGTTTTAAAAGACATGAATATTGAATTCGAAAAATTCCACACCAAAAACAATTTCCATAACCAAAAGACGATCAAGAAAGTGATCGACAGAAAAAACGAAAAAATAGGAAAACCGTTTAAACCAAAAGGATTGTAATGAAAAAGATATTAGCCATCACCTTCCTTATCCTATTAATCGACCAGGCTTCAAAAATCTATATCAAAACCCATTTTAACTTGGACGACAGTATTTCGGTACTGCCAGGTTTCAAACTTACTTTTGTAGAAAATCCGGGAATGGCCTACGGACTTCATTTTGGAGGAGTTATCGGGAAATATTTCTTAGTCATTGTAAGGGTATTTCTGATCGGAGGAATGGTCTATCTTTTCAAAAAATGGCTTCAGAAAGGTGA
Coding sequences:
- a CDS encoding TraR/DksA C4-type zinc finger protein — encoded protein: MQDERVRYNDADLQEFKAIIKEKIEKAEKDLQLIRESFINDQNNGTDDTSPTFKAFEEGAETLSKEQNSILAGRQEKFLRDLKNALIRIENKTYGVCRVTGKLIPKERLLAVPHATLSIEAKNMQK
- a CDS encoding DUF6576 domain-containing protein — translated: MSEYLILGVIIIIAGIWFFNRNRIKDRFFPARPKNYTIDDQFNSDKREREKEIDRLLGKMGKNGINDLSAKDRKRLDELSRK
- a CDS encoding DUF2683 family protein; its protein translation is MESIVVHTKNAMELNALKSVLKDMNIEFEKFHTKNNFHNQKTIKKVIDRKNEKIGKPFKPKGL